The following proteins come from a genomic window of Anguilla rostrata isolate EN2019 chromosome 17, ASM1855537v3, whole genome shotgun sequence:
- the slc25a17l gene encoding peroxisomal membrane protein PMP34, with amino-acid sequence MSDNGGATVGLLSYETLVHAVAGAMGSMTAMSVFFPLDTARIRLQVDEKRKSQSTPIILAEIAKEEGILSLYRGWFPVISSLCCSNFVYFYTFNSLKRMWVTGGVQSRPSKDLFMGFISGAVNVLLTTPMWVVNTRLKLQGAKFRNEDLHQTHYKGIFDAFSQIIANEGVSTLWNGVLPSLVLVFNPAMQFMFYEAMKRRAGRGGRKISSTDIFLIGAAAKAIATTATYPLQTVQAILRFGQYKAEGKSGLLGSLRNTVYLLMDRIRRHGVLGLYKGLEAKLLQTVLTAALMFVVYEKITTATFRVMGLNRKLKH; translated from the exons ATGTCAGACAACGGCGGTGCTACAGTCGGCCTGTTGTCTTACGAGACCCTTGTACATGCGGTTGCGGGCGCGATG GGCAGCATGACTGCGATGAGCGTGTTCTTCCCGCTGGACACAGCCCGTATACGGTTGCAAG TGGACGAGAAGCGAAAGTCTCAATCGACCCCTATCATCCTGGCTGAGATCGCAAAGGAGGAAGGGAT CCTGTCTCTGTACCGCGGCTGGTTTCCCGTCATCTCCAGCCTCTGCTGCTCCAACTTTGTGTACTTCTACACCTTCAACTCCCTGAAGAGGATGTGGGTGACGGGTGGTGTCCAGTCCAGGCCCAGCAAAGACCTGTTCATGGGCTTCATCTCCG GTGCCGTAAATGTGCTCCTGACCACGCCCATGTGGGTGGTCAACACCCGTCTCAAACTGCAGGGGGCCAAGTTCCGGAATGAGGACCTGCACCAGACTCACTACAAGGGCATATTTG ATGCCTTCTCCCAGATCATTGCGAATGAGGGCGTGTCCACACTGTGGAATGGGGTGCTCCCCTCACTGGTCCTGGTCTTTAACCCCGCCATGCAGTTCATGTTCTATGAAGCCATGAAGAggagggcagggcgggggggcaggaag ATTTCTTCGACAGACATCTTTTTGATCGGGGCGGCAGCCAAAGCCATCGCCACCACAGCAACATACCCTCTGCAGACTGTTCAGGCCATACTGAGG TTTGGACAGTACAAAGCGGAAGGGAAGAGTGGGCTGCTGGGAAGTCTGCGGAATACGGTGTACCTGCTGATGGACCGAATCAG GAGGCACGGGGTGCTGGGTCTGTATAAAGGCCTGGAGGCGAAGCTCCTGCAGACGGTTCTGACCGCGGCGCTGATGTTCGTGGTGTACGAGAAAATCACCACCGCCACCTTCAGGGTCATGGGCCTGAACCGCAAACTGAAACACTGA
- the anks4b gene encoding ankyrin repeat and SAM domain-containing protein 4B, which yields MSRYHKAAIDGYLDLLKEATRKDLNAPDEDGMTPTLWAAFHGHVEALQLICSRGGDPDRSDIWGNTPLHHAANNGHMAILSFLVNFGANLFSLDNDFHSAMDVAASRDRMDCVRFLDTAASQQTARNAKKVAKLKEQAAKEAERRVKMCEKVKKRHQSKMDRLHRGSALEPGPSGHPGTGTVNGVSEQFDKLLASDATGSLSARVKGTLQRKFGKKEKGVAEGQGDRNVIFVKQDNGTLSRPGFVDVFSEQDEMEDGEEDGSRGIDEDDEGEEEEEEESGPAKESIFNRPGLGNMVFRKNFSLEMGVEPEEFAGADGDDLGFRIRSEVFQPEETGGDAEPDLPWNDEDIGLDEEDEEMSPLAGFLAALGLLDYAPVLAREQLDMEALLLCSDTDLKSLRIQLGPRKKILEAAARRKSALQNPGAMADCSL from the exons ATGTCAAGGTACCATAAAGCTGCCATTGATGGCTATTTGGACCTCTTGAAAGAGGCGACGAGGAAAGACCTGAACGCCCCAGATGAAGATGGCATGACGCCGACACTTTGGGCGGCTTTTCACGGTCACGTCGAAGCGCTTCAGCTTATCTGTAGCAGAGG GGGAGACCCCGACAGGAGCGACATTTGGGGTAACACCCCGCTGCACCATGCGGCCAACAATGGCCACATGGCCATCCTCAGCTTCCTGGTTAATTTCGGGGCCAACCTCTTCTCCCTGGACAACGACTTCCACAGCGCCATGGACGTGGCGGCGTCGCGCGACCGCATGGACTGCGTGCGCTTCCTGGACACCGCCGCCTCGCAGCAGACCGCCCGCAACGCCAAGAAGGTGGCCAAGCTGAAGGAGCAGGCCGCCAAGGAGGCCGAGCGGCGGGTGAAGATGTGCGAGAAGGTGAAGAAGAGGCACCAGAGCAAGATGGACCGGCTCCACCGCGGCTCGGCGCTCGAACCCGGCCCCTCCGGCCACCCGGGCACCGGCACCGTCAACGGCGTCAGCGAGCAGTTCGACAAACTCCTCGCCTCGGACGCGACGGGCTCGCTCTCGGCTCGCGTCAAGGGCACCCTGCAGCGCAAGTTCGGCAAGAAGGAGAAGGGCGTGGCCGAGGGCCAGGGTGACAGAAACGTCATCTTCGTCAAGCAGGACAATGGCACGCTAAGCAGGCCCGGCTTCGTGGATGTCTTCAGTGAGCAGGACGAGATGGAGGACGGGGAGGAGGATGGGTCTAGGGGGATTGACGAGGACGACGAaggcgaggaggaggaagaggaggagtcgGGCCCGGCCAAGGAGTCCATATTCAACAGGCCGGGGCTGGGGAACATGGTGTTCCGGAAAAACTTCTCCCTGGAGATGGGCGTGGAGCCGGAGGAGTTTGCGGGTGCGGACGGCGACGACTTGGGCTTCCGGATCCGCAGCGAGGTGTTCCAGCCCGAGGAGACGGGGGGCGATGCGGAGCCCGACCTGCCCTGGAACGACGAGGACATTGGGCtggacgaggaggacgaggagatGTCGCCACTGGCGGGGTTCTTGGCGGCGCTGGGCCTGCTGGACTACGCGCCGGTGCTGGCTCGCGAGCAGCTGGATATGGAGGCCCTGCTGCTCTGCTCCGACACCGACCTCAAGAGCCTGCGCATCCAGCTGGGGCCCCGTAAGAAGATCCTGGAGGCCGCCGCCCGCAGGAAGTCCGCCCTGCAGAACCCCGGAGCCATGGCTGACTGCTCgctgtga